One genomic region from Natrinema caseinilyticum encodes:
- a CDS encoding NADH-quinone oxidoreductase subunit D, translating to MSSRSTHESGTAESDPRPDLERLLGDAVRARDDHLNAPGVVVRPDEVQSVLATLRDDSGFDHCSCVTAQQYPDRFETIYHLKSYDDPTREVSVVVPTSVDDPVSESAEPVFRTAEWHEREAFDLVGIEYDGHPDLRRILLPETWQGHPLSPSYDREQTQIVTLSEHANPIADDEHDDVTDTMFLNIGPHHPSTHGVMHVEAVLDGETVVDVDPDVGYIHRCEEQMCQQGTYRHQIMPYPDRWDWMAGLCNEWAYARAAEDLADLDVPDYARVIRTMGAELSRLASHFISLGTYALDVFGEFTATFQYAIRDRELVLDLLEDLTGQRMMYNYFRLGGVAWDLPEPREEFVEQCRDFLDGLPAKIDEYHDLLVTNEIFQRRCMDTGILEPAVAKQYGCTGPVARGSGIDYDLRRDDPYGYYENIEWDVVTEDGCDNFARVLVRLREVEESAKIVEQCLDLLAEWPEDERTVQSNVPRTLKPDPGTETYRAVEGAKGELGIYVRSDGTDTPARFKIRSPCFSNLSVLPTVTDGEYVADLVAAIGSLDCIMGEVDR from the coding sequence TCGGCGACGCCGTCAGGGCTCGCGACGACCACCTGAACGCCCCGGGCGTCGTGGTTCGGCCGGACGAGGTACAGTCCGTCCTCGCGACGCTCCGGGACGATTCGGGGTTCGATCACTGTTCCTGCGTCACCGCCCAGCAGTACCCGGATCGATTCGAGACCATCTATCACCTGAAGTCCTACGACGATCCGACTCGCGAGGTGAGCGTCGTCGTCCCGACGTCGGTCGACGACCCGGTCAGCGAATCCGCCGAACCCGTCTTTCGAACCGCGGAGTGGCACGAGCGCGAGGCCTTCGACCTCGTCGGGATCGAGTACGACGGCCACCCCGACCTCCGGCGGATCCTCCTTCCCGAAACCTGGCAGGGCCACCCCCTCTCGCCGTCGTACGACCGGGAACAGACCCAGATCGTGACCCTCTCCGAACACGCGAATCCGATCGCGGACGACGAACACGACGACGTCACCGACACGATGTTTCTCAACATCGGCCCGCATCACCCGTCGACCCACGGCGTCATGCACGTCGAAGCCGTCCTGGACGGCGAGACGGTCGTCGACGTCGATCCCGACGTCGGCTACATCCACCGTTGCGAGGAACAGATGTGTCAACAGGGGACCTACCGCCACCAGATCATGCCCTATCCCGACCGCTGGGACTGGATGGCGGGACTGTGCAACGAGTGGGCCTACGCGCGCGCCGCCGAGGACCTGGCCGACCTCGACGTCCCCGACTACGCCCGGGTCATCAGAACGATGGGTGCCGAACTCTCGCGACTGGCCTCCCACTTCATCTCGCTCGGAACGTACGCACTCGACGTCTTCGGCGAGTTCACCGCCACCTTCCAGTACGCGATCCGCGACCGCGAACTCGTCCTCGACCTGCTCGAGGATCTGACCGGCCAGCGGATGATGTACAATTACTTCCGGCTCGGCGGGGTCGCCTGGGACCTGCCCGAACCCCGCGAGGAGTTCGTCGAGCAGTGTCGCGACTTCCTCGACGGCCTCCCGGCAAAGATCGACGAGTACCACGACCTGCTGGTCACGAACGAGATCTTTCAGCGTCGGTGTATGGACACCGGCATCCTGGAACCGGCGGTCGCCAAACAGTACGGCTGTACCGGTCCGGTCGCGCGGGGCTCCGGCATCGACTACGATCTTCGGCGCGACGATCCCTACGGCTACTACGAGAACATAGAGTGGGACGTCGTCACGGAAGACGGCTGTGACAACTTCGCTCGCGTACTCGTTCGGCTGCGGGAAGTCGAAGAATCCGCGAAGATCGTCGAACAGTGTCTCGACCTGCTCGCGGAGTGGCCCGAGGACGAGCGAACGGTCCAGAGCAACGTTCCCCGGACGCTCAAACCCGATCCCGGCACCGAAACGTACCGCGCCGTCGAAGGGGCAAAGGGAGAACTCGGGATCTACGTTCGCTCAGACGGTACCGACACGCCGGCGCGATTCAAGATTCGCAGTCCGTGTTTCTCGAATCTCTCCGTGTTACCGACGGTTACGGACGGCGAATACGTCGCCGACCTGGTCGCCGCCATCGGGAGCCTCGACTGTATCATGGGCGAAGTCGACCGGTGA
- a CDS encoding DUF5808 domain-containing protein, whose amino-acid sequence MAEKPTSGEILGVPYNFERPSIGRMLSSYWQPGEGMLVEKPFGVGYTLNLANWRSWVVVLVAGGLLWQQEKGSTEGGEDRADEPVEVIVDDSETDD is encoded by the coding sequence ATGGCAGAGAAGCCGACTTCCGGTGAAATTCTCGGGGTACCGTACAATTTCGAACGACCGAGCATCGGCCGTATGCTCTCGTCGTACTGGCAGCCCGGTGAGGGAATGCTCGTCGAGAAACCGTTCGGGGTCGGCTATACCCTGAATCTCGCCAACTGGCGCTCCTGGGTCGTCGTCCTGGTCGCGGGTGGGCTCCTGTGGCAACAGGAGAAAGGGTCGACGGAAGGGGGCGAAGACCGCGCTGACGAACCGGTCGAGGTCATCGTCGACGACAGCGAAACCGACGACTGA